A genome region from Euphorbia lathyris chromosome 4, ddEupLath1.1, whole genome shotgun sequence includes the following:
- the LOC136227448 gene encoding cytochrome c-like — translation MASFDQAPPGNAKSGDKIFRTKCAQCHTVEQGGGHKQGPNLNGLFGRQSGTMPGYSYSSANKNMAVGWGEHTLYDYLLNPKKYIPGTKMVFPGLKKPQERADLIAYLKEATA, via the exons ATGGCCTCATTCGATCAAGCACCACCTGGCAATGCCAAATCTGGAGATAAAATCTTTAGGACTAAATGCGCTCAGTGCCATACCGTCGAGCAAGGCGGCGGCCATAAGCAAg GACCTAATCTGAATGGACTTTTTGGAAGACAGTCTGGTACAATGCCTGGATATTCTTATTCTTCGGCTAACAAGAACATGGCCGTCGGTTGGGGCGAGCATACTTTGTACGATTATTTGCTGAATCCTAAGAAG TACATACCTGGTACAAAGATGGTGTTCCCTGGATTGAAGAAGCCACAGGAGCGTGCAGATCTCATTGCATATCTGAAGGAAGCAACTGCTTGA